The bacterium genome includes a region encoding these proteins:
- a CDS encoding sugar ABC transporter permease, producing the protein METALRVGVSRARPGRQRTWWWRSPRARRQTLAAYVFLSPWITGFLIFIAYPIGATLYYSLTKYPILGDISWVGLKNYSVLLHDALFWQSLKVTTAYSLIAVPGSIALGYGIALLLNQKVRWVGVWRTLYFLPSIVPAIATAYLWSWILNPDYGLVNAGLFSLHLPRPEWFGSTTWVLPAFILMTLWGSGGNLVLYLAALQQVPTALYEAAHIDGAGAWNRFVHITVPMTSPVLLFTFLTGVIGSFQIFTAAYVITRGGPDNASLFYVVYLFRTGWQYFQMGYASALAWVLLVMMLVLTLITLRVSRRFVYYDYSD; encoded by the coding sequence ATGGAGACGGCACTGAGGGTAGGGGTCTCTAGGGCCAGGCCTGGGCGTCAGCGAACGTGGTGGTGGCGATCACCTCGGGCGCGAAGGCAAACCCTGGCGGCCTACGTCTTCCTGAGTCCGTGGATCACCGGCTTCCTCATCTTCATCGCATACCCGATCGGCGCCACGCTCTATTACTCACTGACGAAATATCCGATCCTCGGCGACATCAGCTGGGTTGGACTCAAGAACTACTCGGTCCTGCTGCACGATGCCCTTTTCTGGCAATCACTCAAGGTCACGACGGCCTACAGCCTGATCGCGGTACCCGGCAGCATCGCCCTCGGTTACGGGATCGCGCTGCTGCTCAACCAGAAGGTCCGCTGGGTCGGAGTCTGGCGGACCCTGTATTTCCTGCCGTCAATCGTTCCGGCAATCGCGACTGCTTATCTGTGGTCCTGGATCCTCAACCCAGACTACGGACTTGTCAACGCGGGCTTGTTCAGCCTTCACCTGCCTCGCCCCGAATGGTTTGGCTCGACAACCTGGGTGTTGCCAGCCTTCATTCTCATGACCCTGTGGGGCTCGGGTGGGAACCTGGTCCTGTATCTGGCGGCGCTACAGCAAGTTCCCACTGCGCTCTACGAAGCAGCTCACATTGATGGCGCCGGCGCCTGGAACCGATTCGTCCACATCACGGTTCCGATGACGTCTCCAGTCCTGCTCTTCACGTTTCTGACCGGGGTGATCGGTTCCTTTCAGATCTTCACCGCGGCCTACGTGATCACCCGAGGCGGCCCGGATAACGCATCGCTGTTTTACGTCGTCTACCTGTTCAGAACCGGCTGGCAATACTTCCAAATGGGATATGCCTCAGCTCTTGCCTGGGTGCTGCTTGTGATGATGCTCGTACTCACCCTCATCACCTTGCGGGTGTCACGCCGGTTTGTTTATTACGACTACAGCGACTAG
- the ugpC gene encoding sn-glycerol-3-phosphate ABC transporter ATP-binding protein UgpC gives MASVTYENVSKWFGTDTAAVRDFSLHVKDGEFMVLVGPSGCGKSTALRMLAGFEDPTEGSIRLGEREITDVPPRDRNIAMVFQSYALYPHKSVYENMAFGLKMRGTKKLEIERRVQAAARMLELEPMLRRKPRELSGGQRQRVALGRAIVRDPQVFLLDEPLSNLDAKLRVQTRVELQKQHRRLGTTFIYVTHDQVEAMTMGDRIAVMRDGVLQQCAPPREIYDTPANMYVAGFIGSPAMNFVPVTISDGRNARASGFSVDLPRPVPATRAILGIRPEALTEHPLQDGAVVELEVEVIEVLGADQYIHGTCGADALTARVEPTLRVAVGDQVRLGFDRQHLHLFEAETGAAILEHL, from the coding sequence ATGGCATCAGTGACCTACGAAAACGTGAGCAAATGGTTCGGAACCGATACCGCCGCTGTACGAGACTTCTCTCTCCACGTCAAAGACGGCGAGTTCATGGTCCTGGTTGGTCCTTCCGGATGCGGCAAATCGACAGCGCTACGCATGCTGGCCGGGTTCGAAGACCCGACCGAGGGAAGCATCAGGCTCGGCGAGCGCGAGATAACGGATGTGCCGCCACGCGATCGGAACATCGCGATGGTCTTTCAGTCGTACGCCCTTTACCCACACAAATCGGTCTACGAGAACATGGCCTTCGGACTGAAGATGCGCGGAACCAAGAAACTGGAGATCGAGCGGCGTGTGCAGGCAGCGGCCAGGATGCTCGAGCTCGAGCCGATGCTCAGGCGCAAGCCGCGCGAACTTTCTGGCGGCCAACGCCAGCGGGTCGCGTTGGGCCGTGCCATCGTGAGGGACCCGCAGGTGTTCCTGCTCGACGAGCCGCTGTCAAACTTGGACGCCAAGCTTCGCGTGCAGACCCGCGTTGAGCTGCAAAAGCAGCACCGTAGGTTGGGAACCACATTCATCTATGTCACCCACGATCAGGTCGAGGCCATGACCATGGGCGACCGGATAGCGGTGATGCGAGATGGCGTGCTCCAGCAATGCGCACCGCCGCGCGAAATTTACGACACGCCAGCCAACATGTACGTCGCCGGTTTCATAGGCAGCCCGGCGATGAACTTCGTTCCAGTCACCATCAGCGACGGCAGGAACGCCAGGGCAAGTGGTTTCTCGGTTGACTTGCCGCGCCCGGTGCCGGCCACTCGCGCCATCCTGGGCATCCGCCCGGAGGCGCTTACCGAGCACCCGCTCCAGGACGGGGCCGTAGTCGAGCTCGAGGTCGAGGTCATCGAGGTACTGGGCGCCGATCAGTACATCCACGGAACCTGCGGCGCTGACGCGCTTACGGCTCGCGTCGAGCCGACGCTAAGGGTCGCGGTTGGCGATCAAGTCAGGCTGGGTTTCGATCGCCAGCATCTGCACCTGTTTGAAGCGGAGACCGGGGCCGCAATCCTCGAACATCTCTAG
- a CDS encoding carbohydrate ABC transporter permease, with protein MLIVTGALLFSFPFLWMLSTSLKSSQTVFDFPPSIIPPTFHWNNYPDVLKSFPFARGLTNTLSIVVGVEIGRLLSVPLAAYAFARFQFPLRGPLFIVVLATMMMPVQALLIPQYLIFRNFGWLDTYLPLTMPSLFAGGSLGAFSVFLLRQFFLSIPREYSEAAELDGCGFLRNYWHIILPMSKPALAVVAIFTFIQEWNDFFGPLIYLTSSDKFTLAVSFQAWSQVQASGPGYTPQPFNNIMAVAALITLVPIVLFFLTQRLFIRGVVMSGMKG; from the coding sequence TTGCTGATCGTCACTGGCGCGCTTCTGTTCTCGTTCCCATTTCTCTGGATGCTGTCAACCTCGTTGAAGTCGTCTCAGACCGTGTTCGACTTCCCACCGAGCATCATCCCCCCCACATTCCATTGGAACAACTACCCCGATGTTCTGAAGAGCTTTCCTTTCGCCCGCGGACTGACCAATACGCTGAGCATCGTCGTCGGTGTGGAGATTGGTCGACTCTTGAGCGTGCCTCTAGCAGCCTACGCATTTGCACGCTTCCAGTTCCCGCTGCGGGGACCGCTGTTCATCGTCGTCTTGGCAACCATGATGATGCCCGTCCAGGCGCTGCTGATCCCTCAGTATTTGATCTTTCGCAACTTCGGATGGTTGGATACCTATCTGCCCTTGACCATGCCGTCGCTGTTCGCCGGTGGCAGTCTAGGTGCGTTTTCCGTCTTCCTGCTCCGCCAATTCTTCCTGTCAATACCGCGCGAATATTCGGAGGCGGCGGAGCTGGACGGCTGCGGCTTCCTGCGGAACTACTGGCACATTATTCTGCCCATGTCCAAACCAGCTCTGGCGGTCGTCGCGATCTTCACCTTCATCCAGGAGTGGAATGATTTCTTCGGCCCTCTGATCTACCTTACCTCGTCAGATAAATTCACATTGGCCGTCAGCTTTCAGGCGTGGTCCCAAGTCCAGGCCAGCGGGCCCGGCTATACACCTCAGCCGTTCAACAACATCATGGCTGTGGCGGCATTGATCACGCTGGTCCCGATCGTCCTCTTTTTCTTGACCCAGCGCTTGTTCATCCGCGGCGTCGTCATGAGCGGTATGAAGGGTTGA